A single genomic interval of Chloracidobacterium validum harbors:
- a CDS encoding methyltransferase family protein yields the protein MTHPAPPAATLAAKWQGRAQRLRVPLGFVTATLFLVLARPTPLGLTVGAGISLLGLGWRAWAAGHIRKDEVLTVLGPYRLTRNPLYLGSALMMLGCLVAGAPWPAALALATLFVGIYWPVMQAEAKHLAKLFPDDYPAYAAQTPLFVPDLRRFGAAWRDGFDWTRYRHHREYQAALGLLMVFVLLAVKLWRQG from the coding sequence ATGACACACCCGGCACCACCGGCGGCAACGTTGGCGGCCAAGTGGCAGGGACGCGCCCAGCGTCTGCGCGTTCCGCTCGGGTTCGTCACGGCCACGCTGTTTTTGGTCCTGGCGCGCCCAACACCGCTTGGCCTGACGGTCGGCGCCGGCATCAGCCTGCTTGGTCTTGGCTGGCGGGCGTGGGCGGCCGGCCATATCCGCAAGGATGAAGTACTGACGGTGCTTGGCCCCTATCGCCTGACGCGCAACCCGCTGTACTTAGGAAGCGCACTCATGATGCTCGGCTGTTTGGTCGCTGGTGCGCCCTGGCCGGCCGCATTGGCGCTTGCCACCTTGTTTGTCGGCATTTACTGGCCCGTCATGCAGGCTGAAGCCAAGCATCTAGCCAAGCTCTTCCCTGATGATTACCCGGCTTATGCGGCACAAACACCCCTTTTCGTGCCGGACTTGCGGCGATTTGGCGCGGCCTGGCGCGACGGTTTTGACTGGACTCGCTACCGACATCACCGTGAGTACCAAGCCGCGCTCGGATTACTGATGGTGTTTGTCCTCCTGGCGGTCAAGCTCTGGCGACAGGGCTGA
- the selA gene encoding L-seryl-tRNA(Sec) selenium transferase — MSLPQRLPERARRLRALPSVERLAQTLDAETSLAGFTAAERRAAARQAIAQLRTELQNQALERSAADLFAQSLAAARAWLAARGGMRPVINATGVILHTNLGRAPLARAALEALTMIAGGYCNLEYDLATGRRDRRDRHGEAHWQMLLGCEAALVVNNCAAAVWLVLDTFGRGQTALISRGELVEIGGGFRIPDIMAKSGVTLCEVGTTNRTRLADYAAALETLSDARLIVRVHQSNFRLLGFTERPSLAALAVLARQRGLLLFDDIGSGQLTDLSAYGVLDEPSPARSLADGADLVTFSADKLLGGPQAGVIAGRRDLIEQLRRNPLLRALRADKLTYAALEATLKLYCTRAPEAIPTVAMIRQTPDAIRRRARRLRLQIQRRCPAETLAVHLSPGHSVIGGGCAPQVQLPTTLVRLTSTTVAADELATRLRQRSPAIVTRIENGCVVLDPRTILPAQERALLQGIVESLA; from the coding sequence ATGTCGTTGCCGCAGCGGTTGCCTGAGCGTGCGCGCCGGCTGCGCGCCCTGCCGTCTGTCGAACGCTTAGCGCAGACGCTCGATGCCGAGACCTCACTGGCAGGATTCACCGCCGCCGAGCGCCGCGCGGCCGCCCGTCAGGCCATTGCTCAACTGCGTACTGAACTGCAAAACCAGGCGCTTGAACGAAGCGCTGCCGACCTGTTCGCCCAGAGCCTTGCCGCGGCCCGTGCTTGGTTGGCAGCCCGTGGGGGCATGCGTCCGGTCATCAACGCAACCGGCGTTATCCTACATACCAATCTGGGACGTGCTCCCCTAGCGCGTGCGGCGCTCGAAGCACTGACAATGATTGCTGGCGGCTACTGCAACCTTGAGTACGACTTGGCTACGGGCCGACGCGACCGGCGCGACCGGCATGGCGAAGCTCACTGGCAGATGCTGCTGGGCTGTGAGGCGGCACTGGTGGTCAACAACTGCGCCGCGGCCGTCTGGCTGGTGCTCGATACCTTTGGCCGTGGGCAGACGGCGCTCATCTCGCGGGGTGAGTTAGTCGAAATCGGCGGTGGGTTTCGGATTCCCGACATCATGGCCAAAAGCGGCGTGACGCTGTGCGAAGTCGGGACGACGAATCGTACCCGCCTGGCAGACTACGCAGCCGCCTTGGAAACACTTTCCGATGCACGGCTCATCGTGCGCGTTCACCAGTCAAACTTCCGCCTACTGGGCTTTACCGAACGCCCGTCCCTAGCGGCGCTGGCCGTGCTGGCACGCCAGCGCGGCCTCCTGCTTTTTGATGATATTGGCAGCGGACAACTGACTGACTTGAGTGCCTATGGCGTGTTGGATGAGCCATCCCCAGCGCGGTCGTTGGCGGACGGCGCCGATCTCGTTACCTTCAGCGCCGACAAGCTCCTGGGCGGACCCCAGGCCGGCGTCATTGCCGGTCGCCGTGACCTCATTGAACAGCTCCGCCGCAACCCGCTTCTGCGCGCGCTGCGTGCCGATAAACTGACCTACGCGGCGCTCGAAGCCACGCTCAAGCTGTACTGCACCCGTGCGCCGGAGGCAATTCCGACCGTGGCCATGATTCGGCAAACCCCGGATGCCATCCGGCGGCGTGCCCGGCGATTGCGCCTTCAAATCCAACGCCGGTGTCCGGCTGAAACCCTGGCGGTACACCTGTCGCCAGGGCATTCCGTCATTGGCGGCGGCTGTGCCCCACAGGTACAACTGCCGACAACGCTTGTCCGGCTGACCTCGACCACCGTCGCCGCCGATGAACTGGCCACCCGGCTGCGGCAGCGGTCGCCGGCCATTGTGACACGCATCGAAAATGGTTGTGTCGTGCTTGATCCGCGGACGATTCTACCGGCACAAGAGCGCGCTCTGCTCCAGGGTATTGTCGAAAGCCTGGCATGA
- a CDS encoding suppressor of fused domain protein, whose amino-acid sequence MSPATPNSPTPRMRRLFFKLTERWGTPTRVAAPAHVQAALHVAVWEDPAGGATAFNTLGLSEVARAADGRPFELHWLVKQALSTGEQALAAAFLAELAAAAAQPAAAFDWQTRAQVAAGVPGFARCQEVWLHPAFADDDPDTLEDVDGSIKLLYVIPLTEYESFVLTQQGPVALREYTQANGIDLLAPR is encoded by the coding sequence ATGTCGCCTGCTACGCCCAACAGCCCAACGCCCCGGATGCGCCGGTTGTTTTTCAAGCTTACCGAGCGGTGGGGGACACCGACCCGCGTGGCGGCACCGGCGCACGTCCAGGCGGCGCTGCACGTTGCCGTTTGGGAAGACCCAGCCGGCGGAGCCACGGCGTTCAACACTCTTGGGTTGTCGGAGGTTGCCCGCGCGGCCGACGGACGCCCCTTTGAACTCCACTGGTTGGTCAAGCAAGCGCTCTCCACCGGCGAACAGGCCCTGGCCGCTGCGTTTTTAGCTGAGTTGGCCGCCGCTGCCGCGCAGCCGGCCGCGGCCTTCGACTGGCAAACGCGCGCGCAAGTGGCAGCGGGCGTCCCCGGTTTTGCCCGCTGCCAGGAAGTATGGTTGCATCCGGCGTTTGCCGATGACGACCCCGATACGCTTGAAGACGTGGATGGCTCGATCAAGCTCCTTTACGTCATTCCGCTGACGGAATACGAAAGCTTCGTGCTGACCCAGCAAGGGCCGGTGGCGTTGCGCGAATACACCCAAGCCAATGGCATTGATCTTCTAGCCCCACGCTAA
- the trpS gene encoding tryptophan--tRNA ligase produces the protein MTKPKRFLSGIQPSGKLHLGNYFGAIAQHIALQEEGEAFYFIANYHALTTINDATRLRELTREVAATYLALGLDPQRAVLFRQSDIPELHELAWLLATVTGMGLLERAHAYKDKVARGLAPKVGLFYYPVLMAADILAYQSDVVPVGADQAQHVEMTRDMAGFFNHTYGEVFVLPEARVSEAAGLVPGTDGQKMSKSYGNVIELFADDATLKKAVMGIVTDSAPVEAPKDPERNTIFQLYALVASPEEKAAMAEAFRAGGFGYGEAKKLLLAKLKTQFGPARERYLALLARPDEIEDVLLAGAKRARAEALATIQAARTACGLA, from the coding sequence ATGACCAAACCAAAACGTTTTCTTTCGGGGATTCAACCGTCGGGCAAGCTGCACTTGGGGAATTATTTTGGCGCGATTGCCCAGCACATCGCGCTTCAGGAGGAAGGCGAAGCCTTTTACTTCATAGCTAACTACCATGCGCTGACGACCATCAACGACGCAACCCGCCTGCGCGAACTCACACGCGAGGTGGCGGCAACCTATTTGGCGCTGGGTCTCGATCCACAGCGCGCTGTGCTGTTTCGCCAGTCGGATATTCCTGAGTTGCATGAACTGGCCTGGCTACTGGCAACCGTTACCGGGATGGGCCTTCTGGAACGCGCCCATGCTTACAAAGACAAGGTGGCGCGTGGCCTTGCCCCGAAGGTTGGGCTGTTTTACTACCCGGTACTGATGGCGGCCGACATTCTCGCCTATCAGTCGGACGTCGTTCCGGTTGGGGCCGACCAAGCGCAGCACGTCGAAATGACACGCGACATGGCCGGTTTCTTCAACCACACCTATGGTGAGGTGTTTGTCTTGCCGGAAGCGCGCGTCAGTGAAGCGGCCGGCCTCGTGCCAGGAACCGATGGGCAAAAGATGAGCAAGTCGTATGGGAATGTCATCGAGCTGTTTGCCGACGACGCTACGCTCAAAAAAGCCGTCATGGGGATTGTGACCGATTCCGCGCCGGTTGAAGCTCCCAAGGACCCAGAACGGAACACCATCTTTCAGCTCTATGCCCTTGTGGCTTCACCTGAAGAAAAGGCAGCGATGGCAGAGGCTTTTCGGGCCGGCGGGTTTGGCTATGGAGAAGCCAAGAAGTTGCTTCTGGCCAAGTTGAAGACGCAGTTTGGGCCGGCGCGAGAGCGCTACCTCGCGCTGCTGGCGCGCCCCGACGAGATCGAGGATGTGCTTTTAGCCGGCGCGAAGCGTGCCCGCGCCGAGGCGCTGGCCACGATTCAGGCGGCGCGCACCGCCTGCGGACTGGCATGA
- a CDS encoding SprT-like domain-containing protein, whose translation MAHPAQRLHQLTHHELVEIFTRWQQFIAPRARLPRAIQVVFYPYVGINNTIRLRDGVMHVRLSDMLTQAPTPIIEAVAGILLARLFRKAVPARCTELFREYVRSKPVMRMAEQRRRERGFKLVSGARGRHYDLERLFQYLNRRYFDGRLAHPALTWSQRRTRRTFGHYDAAHHTIVISRTLDDGRVPQMVVEYVLYHEMLHIKHGVTHINGRRCVHTPAFQEDERQFESYDLASAWLCRLAEALSVTRRSSKPRTRSRLPD comes from the coding sequence ATGGCTCATCCAGCACAGCGACTCCATCAGCTTACACACCACGAACTCGTTGAGATTTTCACACGCTGGCAGCAGTTCATTGCGCCGCGCGCGCGGCTGCCACGTGCCATTCAGGTGGTGTTTTACCCTTACGTGGGGATCAACAACACCATTCGTCTGCGGGATGGCGTGATGCACGTCCGGCTGTCGGACATGCTCACCCAGGCGCCAACACCGATTATCGAAGCGGTTGCCGGCATCCTGCTGGCGCGCTTGTTTCGCAAAGCCGTCCCGGCGCGCTGCACTGAGCTGTTCCGCGAGTACGTGCGCTCAAAGCCCGTGATGCGCATGGCAGAACAGCGCCGCCGTGAACGGGGTTTCAAGTTGGTTTCTGGCGCGCGTGGGCGGCACTATGACCTCGAACGGCTGTTTCAGTATCTCAACCGGCGTTACTTCGACGGACGCTTGGCGCACCCGGCGCTGACGTGGAGCCAACGCCGCACGCGCCGGACATTTGGCCATTACGACGCCGCGCATCACACCATTGTCATCAGTCGGACGCTTGATGACGGGCGTGTACCCCAGATGGTCGTTGAATATGTGCTGTATCACGAGATGCTTCACATCAAGCACGGCGTCACCCACATCAACGGACGGCGCTGTGTTCACACCCCGGCCTTTCAGGAAGATGAACGGCAGTTTGAAAGCTATGATCTGGCGTCAGCCTGGTTATGCAGATTGGCGGAGGCGTTGAGCGTCACCCGCCGCTCGTCCAAACCAAGAACGCGCAGCCGCCTCCCAGACTAG
- a CDS encoding protein phosphatase 2C domain-containing protein, translated as METIHYGNEKSLSHHDAMTTATTANGLRRIEVYALTDVGVVRPHNEDNFLIVNLEDGQSWTAESQLPDHPLVVELRPPDQGVLLAVSDGMGGALAGEVASHLAVTQVCDSMMRLQKAEEFKRFGFHEHLRFAIERANLFINSQSQRSPEYAGMGATFTGAGLDGTMLYLAQVGDSRAYLFRHDLAVQITTDQSLVEQLIQSGHITREEAETHPYKNVILQALGATPSVTVTVDSLPVCRDDVLLLCSDGLSGKINSEDMRNILAAAEGNLRAACQRMVELANERGGEDNITVVLLRFTGDGFPARGEVAGDDRITPIDRDDELPHPTESSLGLGDEPTQDEPESSPTMELTSEGEPARGPTPAELAITGGLGLTRQFSAVSSPPADSPALSISNGTPTVPPSQSPTAHWSGGGTSDDGLRTYRLVAASLLVILSVCALIWTFFNRKAGVPPDGPDPPRNQTHVAARPPSC; from the coding sequence ATGGAAACGATCCATTACGGGAATGAAAAATCCTTGTCACATCACGATGCTATGACCACTGCGACGACCGCCAATGGCTTGAGAAGAATCGAAGTCTATGCGCTAACCGATGTTGGTGTGGTGCGCCCGCACAACGAAGACAACTTTTTGATTGTCAATCTAGAAGATGGGCAGAGCTGGACGGCCGAAAGCCAGTTGCCAGACCATCCGTTGGTCGTGGAATTACGCCCACCTGATCAGGGTGTGCTCCTGGCAGTCTCAGATGGTATGGGGGGCGCGCTGGCGGGCGAAGTGGCCAGTCACCTGGCGGTGACGCAAGTTTGCGATAGCATGATGCGTCTTCAGAAAGCCGAGGAGTTCAAGCGCTTCGGTTTCCATGAGCACCTGCGCTTTGCCATCGAACGCGCCAATTTGTTTATCAATAGCCAGAGTCAGCGCAGTCCAGAATATGCCGGCATGGGCGCGACCTTCACGGGTGCTGGTTTGGATGGCACCATGCTGTACTTGGCTCAAGTGGGGGATTCACGCGCTTATCTATTCCGCCATGACCTCGCCGTCCAAATCACGACTGACCAGTCGCTCGTTGAGCAGTTGATTCAATCCGGGCACATTACCCGCGAGGAAGCGGAAACCCATCCCTACAAAAACGTCATCCTTCAGGCGCTGGGCGCCACGCCCAGTGTGACGGTCACGGTTGATAGCCTCCCGGTGTGCCGGGATGACGTCTTGCTACTCTGTAGCGACGGCCTATCTGGAAAGATCAATAGTGAAGACATGCGCAATATCCTGGCCGCCGCGGAGGGCAACCTGCGCGCTGCCTGTCAGCGCATGGTAGAACTTGCCAATGAACGGGGCGGTGAGGACAACATCACGGTTGTGCTACTGCGATTCACGGGCGATGGCTTCCCGGCACGCGGTGAAGTCGCGGGCGATGATCGTATCACCCCAATTGACCGGGACGATGAACTGCCCCACCCAACCGAGAGTAGTCTTGGGCTGGGTGACGAGCCAACCCAGGATGAGCCGGAGTCTTCGCCCACCATGGAACTTACGTCGGAAGGTGAGCCGGCTCGGGGGCCAACCCCAGCCGAACTCGCCATTACGGGGGGACTTGGGCTGACTCGTCAATTTTCGGCTGTCAGTTCACCACCAGCGGACTCGCCCGCGTTGTCTATTTCCAACGGGACCCCCACTGTCCCGCCGTCCCAATCCCCCACGGCGCACTGGTCTGGCGGCGGGACATCTGACGATGGGTTACGCACGTACCGCTTGGTCGCGGCGAGCCTGCTCGTAATTTTGTCAGTTTGCGCGCTCATTTGGACATTCTTCAATCGCAAGGCTGGCGTGCCGCCTGACGGGCCGGATCCGCCGCGCAACCAAACCCACGTCGCCGCCCGTCCTCCCTCCTGCTAG
- a CDS encoding MFS transporter: MRLVLPERFAPLFSSTVIVSALGYFVDIYDLLLFGIVRVPSLQALGLTGQRLLDDGILLLDVQMVGLLLGGILWGIIGDKRGRRSVLFGSILLYSTANFANAFIIELAALLPGGVTPFQLYVILRFLAGVGLAGELGAAVTLVSESLPKELRGYGTAIVAGVGVSGAVVAATVGKYFSWQVAYMTGGILGFLLLATRATLLESRMFHALERQDVSRGNFFALFTNGDRFRRFLCSILIGVPLWFAIGILITLSPELTRELGIPGITAGESIKYAYAGLVVGDLASGILSQYLRSRRRVVFAFQTMTLILTFVYVSARGISPTYFYVLCFLLGVAAGYWAVFITIAAEQFGTNLRATVATSAPNFVRASVVPLTLALQWLTHHTALGLLYSALAVGIGCTVLAYLALALLEESHGKALDFVEAT, encoded by the coding sequence ATGCGCCTCGTTTTACCCGAACGCTTTGCGCCACTTTTCTCGTCCACGGTGATTGTCTCGGCCCTTGGCTACTTCGTGGATATTTATGACCTGCTGCTCTTTGGCATTGTGCGCGTGCCGAGCTTGCAGGCCCTTGGGCTGACCGGACAACGCCTGCTGGACGATGGCATCTTGCTGCTCGATGTTCAGATGGTCGGACTGCTCCTGGGTGGGATTCTGTGGGGCATCATCGGCGATAAGCGCGGGCGACGTTCGGTGCTGTTTGGCTCGATTCTGCTCTACTCCACGGCCAATTTTGCCAATGCCTTCATCATCGAACTGGCTGCCCTGCTGCCCGGCGGCGTCACCCCTTTTCAGCTGTATGTCATCCTGCGGTTTCTGGCCGGCGTCGGGCTGGCCGGCGAACTCGGCGCAGCCGTGACACTCGTCAGCGAAAGCCTTCCCAAGGAACTGCGCGGCTACGGAACGGCCATCGTCGCCGGGGTTGGCGTGTCGGGCGCGGTCGTCGCGGCGACGGTCGGTAAGTACTTCTCGTGGCAGGTGGCTTACATGACCGGCGGCATCCTGGGATTTTTGCTCCTGGCGACCCGCGCAACGCTGCTAGAGTCACGCATGTTCCACGCCCTTGAGCGCCAGGATGTTTCCCGTGGCAACTTCTTCGCGCTGTTCACCAACGGCGACCGTTTTCGGCGGTTTTTGTGTTCGATTCTCATTGGCGTACCGCTGTGGTTTGCCATTGGTATTCTCATCACCCTCTCGCCGGAGCTGACCCGTGAACTGGGGATTCCAGGGATTACGGCCGGCGAGTCCATCAAGTATGCCTACGCCGGGTTGGTGGTTGGCGATCTAGCAAGCGGAATCCTCAGTCAGTACCTGCGCAGTCGGCGGCGAGTCGTGTTTGCCTTTCAGACCATGACGCTCATCTTGACGTTCGTGTATGTCAGCGCGCGGGGCATCTCGCCGACGTATTTTTACGTCCTCTGCTTCCTGCTCGGTGTTGCCGCCGGATACTGGGCGGTGTTCATTACGATTGCGGCTGAGCAGTTCGGGACGAACCTGCGGGCCACCGTGGCGACCAGCGCACCGAATTTTGTCCGGGCCTCGGTTGTGCCGCTGACGCTGGCGCTCCAGTGGCTGACGCATCACACGGCGCTTGGGCTACTCTACAGCGCGCTTGCCGTGGGGATTGGCTGCACCGTGCTGGCCTATCTTGCCCTAGCGCTCCTGGAGGAATCCCACGGCAAGGCCTTAGATTTTGTTGAGGCGACGTAA
- a CDS encoding DUF4351 domain-containing protein, which translates to MTDAAHHNAYDQAFKYLADADPYALLVLLGVLPVNVPATITPLAKELITSTRIPDEIYLIESGQDRWIAHIEVQTRYDPEMPRRLVDYADRLRIVHDDLPVRAFLVLLTARGAPDPVPTEATLELGRLRLSFGYTVVKLWELAAEAALATEQVALLPLVPLMRGERSALAQAAERLQAVSDEAQRQELQLHFLVLGGLRYDVGELIGALGGTAMIRLEQLRESSVYQMIWQEGQAKGLAQGLEQGLEQGLEQGLEQGLEQGLEQGLEQGLEQGLERGLEHERLLMTRLLQRKFGVLPPEVIARVQTLGWEALEQLADALFDLADPNALTAWLNRTE; encoded by the coding sequence ATGACCGACGCCGCCCACCACAACGCTTACGACCAGGCGTTCAAGTATCTCGCCGACGCCGATCCCTATGCCCTCCTCGTCTTGCTTGGCGTGCTCCCGGTCAATGTCCCAGCCACCATCACCCCGCTTGCCAAGGAACTCATCACCTCAACCCGTATCCCGGACGAAATCTACCTGATTGAATCCGGCCAGGACCGCTGGATTGCCCACATCGAGGTCCAAACCCGCTATGACCCGGAAATGCCGCGGCGGTTGGTGGATTACGCCGACCGGCTGCGAATCGTCCACGACGACTTGCCGGTGCGGGCCTTTCTGGTGTTGCTGACGGCGCGGGGCGCGCCAGACCCGGTGCCAACGGAAGCGACGCTGGAGCTTGGGCGGCTGCGGTTGAGCTTTGGGTACACGGTGGTGAAGTTGTGGGAGTTGGCGGCGGAGGCGGCGTTGGCGACAGAGCAGGTGGCGTTGCTGCCGCTGGTGCCGCTGATGCGTGGGGAGCGGTCGGCATTGGCACAGGCCGCAGAGCGATTGCAGGCAGTTTCAGACGAAGCGCAGCGACAGGAGCTACAGTTGCACTTTTTGGTGTTAGGTGGACTTCGGTATGATGTTGGAGAGTTGATTGGGGCGTTGGGAGGAACGGCAATGATTCGATTGGAGCAGCTTCGGGAGTCGAGCGTGTATCAGATGATTTGGCAAGAGGGTCAAGCCAAAGGACTGGCCCAAGGGTTAGAGCAAGGGTTAGAGCAAGGGTTAGAGCAGGGTTTGGAGCAGGGTTTGGAGCAGGGGTTAGAGCAGGGGTTAGAGCAGGGGTTAGAACAAGGCCTGGAGCGCGGGCTGGAGCATGAACGCCTATTGATGACGCGCTTGTTGCAGCGCAAGTTTGGCGTTTTGCCACCAGAAGTCATAGCTCGCGTGCAGACGCTGGGGTGGGAAGCACTCGAACAGCTAGCCGACGCTCTTTTTGACCTTGCCGATCCGAATGCCCTCACGGCTTGGCTCAACCGCACTGAATAG
- a CDS encoding cystathionine gamma-synthase: MGFATDVIHAGQAPDPSTGAVTVPIYQTSTYVQDGLGRHKGYEYARTHNPTRAALEANLAVLEGGVAGFAFASGMAAIHAVMTACLKAGDHVVVSDNTYGGTYRLFERVLTDFGLTFDYVDASEPAQVTAALRPTTRMVFLETPTNPVMRLCDIAAIAQVARPRGIHVVVDNTFMSPYFQRPLALGANIVVHSTTKYLNGHSDSVGGVVVVTEPALAERLAFVQNAAGAILSPMDAWLTLRGIKTLVVRMQAHDANGRAIAQFLQEHPRVERVYYPGLAEHPHHALAKRQMSGFGGMLAFDVGRLEAARKVLETLSIFALAESLGGVESLACHPATMTHASVPPDERQRLGITDGLVRLSVGIEDLTDLLADVDRALAQV, encoded by the coding sequence ATGGGATTCGCCACAGACGTTATTCACGCCGGTCAAGCTCCGGACCCGTCCACCGGCGCGGTCACCGTGCCGATTTACCAAACCTCGACCTACGTCCAGGATGGGCTGGGGCGCCACAAAGGGTATGAATACGCGCGCACCCACAATCCGACACGCGCCGCGCTTGAAGCCAACTTGGCGGTTTTGGAAGGTGGCGTTGCTGGGTTTGCCTTCGCCTCAGGCATGGCGGCCATTCACGCTGTCATGACCGCGTGCTTGAAGGCTGGTGATCACGTTGTCGTCTCTGACAACACCTACGGAGGTACCTACCGGCTTTTCGAGCGGGTTCTGACGGATTTCGGCTTGACGTTCGATTATGTGGACGCCAGTGAACCGGCCCAGGTCACGGCGGCACTGCGTCCGACGACGCGCATGGTGTTTCTCGAAACCCCAACCAATCCCGTCATGCGCCTGTGCGACATCGCAGCCATTGCACAGGTCGCGCGACCGCGCGGCATCCATGTGGTGGTGGACAACACCTTCATGTCGCCTTACTTTCAGCGTCCGCTGGCGTTGGGCGCCAACATCGTCGTTCACTCGACGACGAAGTACCTCAACGGCCACAGCGATAGCGTCGGCGGGGTGGTGGTCGTCACGGAACCGGCACTGGCCGAGCGGCTGGCTTTCGTCCAAAATGCGGCTGGCGCGATTCTGTCGCCCATGGATGCGTGGCTGACCTTACGCGGCATCAAGACGCTCGTCGTCAGAATGCAGGCCCATGACGCCAACGGACGCGCCATTGCCCAGTTCCTGCAAGAGCACCCTCGCGTTGAGCGCGTTTACTACCCTGGCTTGGCCGAACATCCCCACCATGCGCTAGCAAAGCGCCAGATGTCTGGCTTTGGTGGTATGCTGGCCTTTGACGTCGGCCGGCTTGAGGCAGCCCGCAAAGTGCTTGAAACGTTGAGCATATTTGCTCTGGCCGAGTCATTGGGCGGCGTGGAAAGTTTAGCCTGCCACCCAGCGACGATGACTCACGCCAGCGTTCCGCCGGATGAGCGGCAGCGCTTGGGGATTACCGATGGGCTTGTCCGCTTGTCCGTGGGCATTGAGGACCTAACGGACCTGCTTGCCGATGTTGATCGCGCACTGGCGCAAGTGTGA
- a CDS encoding glycosyltransferase family 2 protein, with protein sequence MSTASPEASTTELTIVMPCLNEAETLETCIRKAQGFLERYGIAGEVIVGDNGSTDGSQAIAQRLGARVVNIPTRGYGAALYGATLAARGRYVIMGDSDDSYDFSNLMPFLEKLRAGYDLVMGNRFRGGIRPGAMPWKNRYIGNPVLTGIGRLLFRCPAGDFHCGLRGYSLTAFRRLDLRTTGMEFASEMVIKATLMGLRITEVPTTLSPDGRSRPPHLRPWRDGWRHLRFMLLYSPRWLFLYPGLLLMAIGLVVGAWLLPGPQRLAGIVFDIHTLLYAALAVLIGFQCVTFALLAKVFAINEGLLPEDSRLNHLFRYVTLETGLVLGTLLVLGGLVGSIVAVASWNEVDYGPLDASRTLRLVIPAMLCLMLGCETILASLFLSILGLRIRRM encoded by the coding sequence ATGTCCACTGCTTCACCCGAAGCTTCTACTACCGAACTCACGATTGTCATGCCGTGCCTCAACGAGGCCGAAACGCTTGAAACCTGTATTCGCAAGGCCCAGGGGTTTCTCGAACGATACGGCATTGCTGGTGAAGTCATCGTTGGAGATAACGGCTCAACTGATGGTTCACAGGCAATTGCCCAGCGGCTTGGTGCGCGCGTCGTCAACATCCCGACCCGTGGCTATGGCGCGGCCTTGTATGGGGCCACGCTGGCAGCACGTGGGCGCTACGTCATTATGGGTGACTCGGACGACAGCTATGATTTCTCCAATTTGATGCCTTTTCTTGAGAAGCTTCGGGCCGGTTATGACCTTGTCATGGGCAACCGCTTTCGGGGCGGTATTCGACCGGGCGCAATGCCCTGGAAAAATCGCTACATTGGCAATCCGGTGCTGACTGGAATTGGGCGCTTGCTATTTCGGTGTCCGGCTGGTGACTTTCACTGTGGTTTGCGTGGCTATTCGCTGACTGCCTTCAGGCGTCTGGACCTGCGGACGACGGGCATGGAATTTGCCTCTGAGATGGTCATCAAAGCCACGTTGATGGGGCTGCGAATTACGGAAGTTCCAACCACATTGTCGCCCGATGGGCGGTCGCGTCCGCCACACCTTCGGCCGTGGCGTGACGGTTGGCGGCATCTCCGGTTCATGCTGCTGTACAGCCCGCGGTGGCTTTTTCTCTATCCGGGCTTGCTGTTGATGGCGATTGGGTTGGTCGTCGGGGCGTGGCTCCTGCCCGGCCCACAGCGTTTGGCGGGCATCGTCTTTGACATCCACACCTTGCTTTATGCGGCGCTGGCCGTCCTGATTGGTTTTCAGTGCGTGACGTTTGCCCTGCTGGCGAAAGTGTTTGCCATCAACGAGGGTTTGCTACCTGAGGACTCGCGCCTCAATCACCTGTTTCGCTACGTCACGCTTGAAACCGGACTCGTTCTAGGCACACTTTTGGTACTGGGCGGGCTGGTTGGGTCTATCGTGGCGGTGGCTTCCTGGAATGAAGTGGACTATGGCCCACTCGATGCCAGCCGGACGCTTCGCTTGGTGATTCCCGCCATGCTGTGCCTGATGCTTGGCTGCGAAACTATCCTGGCCAGTCTTTTTCTGAGTATTCTCGGCTTGCGGATACGGCGGATGTGA
- a CDS encoding Trm112 family protein — protein MMTVDENVTGDNGLLSMIGLLCCVVCRVQVGLTPDRQGVQCRRCDRVYPIEDGIPQMLIEKAKLIAEAATDGTPPATT, from the coding sequence ATGATGACTGTGGACGAAAACGTAACTGGCGATAATGGACTGCTGTCAATGATCGGTTTGCTCTGCTGCGTGGTGTGTCGGGTTCAAGTTGGCTTGACGCCCGACCGGCAAGGGGTTCAGTGTCGGCGCTGCGACCGGGTGTACCCGATTGAGGATGGAATTCCCCAAATGCTCATCGAAAAGGCCAAGCTGATTGCTGAAGCGGCGACCGATGGGACGCCGCCCGCAACCACCTAA